One window of Cytophagia bacterium CHB2 genomic DNA carries:
- the nuoL gene encoding NADH-quinone oxidoreductase subunit L, with amino-acid sequence MQNYLWLIPFFPLLGFAINGLLGPRLGEKGVSFVGAGVVLASFIAGLFAFFDLISLAPESRLFTQSLYQWMAAGSFSVDIGLRLDALSITMVLVVTGVGFLIHVYSVGYMHGDRGFARFFAFLNLFTFAMLLLVMGSNFLVMFVGWEGVGLCSYLLIGFYYDQIFDKTTGMTCAQAGSKAFIVNRIGDFGFLLGLFLIFVIFGSLDFEKVFTLAGQGVTANGELLSAGVVTAICLLLFVGATGKSAQIPLYVWLPDAMAGPTPVSALIHAATMVTAGVYMVARCSVLFMQSALALEVVAIVGLATAAFAGTMALTATDIKKVLAYSTVSQLGYMFLACGVGAFAAGIFHLVTHAFFKALLFLGAGSVMHGLGGETNIMKMGDLKKHMPVTHVTFLIAGLAIAGIPGFSGFFSKDEILWKTFSNPHGSVVFYVIALATAGLTAFYMFRMIFLTFYGHSRVAPEVMNHIHESPKVMTVPLMILAVLAIAGGYIGIPHVFNQIEHFLDPVFARHRAAEAHAAGSLSLELMLMALSVAVALAGIFLARHMYLQKPALAGRVSQRFRALYMLLSRKYYVDEIYDALFVRPIHRFSESFLWKVFDVKGIDGFVNFVPKVFDSAAGVLRRWQTGIVQNYAVSIMVGLILVLGYLLMK; translated from the coding sequence ATGCAGAACTATCTTTGGCTGATTCCGTTTTTTCCCCTGCTTGGCTTCGCAATCAACGGCCTGTTGGGGCCGCGGCTCGGCGAAAAAGGCGTCAGTTTTGTTGGCGCCGGCGTCGTGCTCGCGAGTTTTATTGCCGGGCTGTTTGCGTTCTTCGATCTTATCAGTCTCGCGCCTGAATCCCGCCTGTTTACGCAATCTCTCTATCAATGGATGGCAGCCGGCAGTTTTAGCGTTGATATCGGATTGCGCCTCGATGCCCTGTCGATTACCATGGTGTTGGTCGTCACCGGCGTGGGATTTCTCATTCATGTTTACTCCGTCGGCTACATGCACGGCGACCGCGGGTTTGCGCGTTTCTTCGCGTTTCTCAATCTCTTCACTTTTGCCATGTTGCTGCTCGTCATGGGCAGTAATTTTCTCGTGATGTTCGTGGGCTGGGAGGGTGTGGGCTTGTGTTCCTATCTGCTGATCGGGTTCTATTACGATCAAATTTTCGATAAAACCACCGGCATGACCTGCGCGCAAGCCGGCAGCAAAGCGTTCATCGTCAATCGCATCGGCGATTTCGGGTTTTTGCTCGGCCTCTTTCTCATTTTTGTGATCTTCGGCTCGCTGGATTTCGAAAAAGTTTTTACGCTCGCCGGCCAGGGCGTCACGGCAAACGGTGAACTGCTGTCCGCCGGCGTGGTAACCGCTATTTGCCTCCTGCTTTTTGTCGGCGCCACGGGTAAATCCGCGCAGATTCCGCTTTATGTTTGGCTGCCTGACGCGATGGCCGGCCCGACGCCGGTTTCCGCCTTGATTCACGCGGCCACGATGGTCACTGCCGGCGTCTACATGGTGGCGCGTTGCAGCGTGTTGTTCATGCAGTCGGCGCTGGCGCTCGAAGTCGTTGCGATCGTTGGCCTCGCCACCGCGGCGTTTGCCGGAACCATGGCGCTCACCGCCACCGACATCAAAAAAGTGCTGGCCTATTCCACCGTCAGCCAGCTTGGCTATATGTTTCTCGCGTGCGGCGTGGGCGCATTCGCTGCGGGCATTTTTCATCTTGTCACGCATGCCTTTTTCAAGGCCCTGCTCTTCCTGGGCGCCGGCAGCGTGATGCACGGCCTGGGCGGCGAAACCAACATCATGAAAATGGGCGATCTCAAGAAGCATATGCCCGTAACCCATGTGACCTTTCTCATCGCGGGGCTGGCGATTGCCGGCATTCCCGGCTTTTCCGGCTTCTTTTCCAAAGATGAAATTTTGTGGAAGACGTTCAGCAACCCGCACGGCTCCGTGGTGTTTTATGTCATTGCTCTGGCAACCGCGGGCCTTACCGCATTCTACATGTTCCGCATGATCTTCCTGACGTTCTACGGCCATTCGCGCGTGGCGCCGGAAGTCATGAATCACATCCACGAATCCCCGAAAGTGATGACCGTGCCGTTGATGATCCTGGCGGTGCTCGCGATCGCCGGCGGCTATATCGGCATTCCGCACGTTTTCAATCAAATTGAACATTTTCTCGATCCGGTGTTTGCGCGGCATCGCGCAGCGGAAGCCCATGCCGCCGGCAGTCTTTCGTTGGAACTGATGTTGATGGCGCTATCGGTGGCGGTCGCGCTTGCCGGCATTTTCCTGGCGCGGCACATGTATCTGCAAAAACCGGCGCTGGCCGGACGCGTGAGTCAGCGCTTCCGCGCGCTTTACATGCTGCTCTCGCGCAAGTATTATGTGGATGAAATCTATGACGCCCTGTTCGTGCGGCCGATTCACCGTTTTTCGGAATCCTTTTTGTGGAAAGTTTTTGATGTGAAAGGCATCGACGGATTCGTGAATTTCGTGCCGAAAGTTTTTGATTCCGCTGCCGGGGTGTTGCGGCGCTGGCAAACCGGCATCGTGCAAAACTACGCCGTCTCCATCATGGTGGGTTTGATTTTGGTGTTGGGATATTTATTGATGAAGTAG
- a CDS encoding NADH-quinone oxidoreductase subunit J, with protein MTVQEILFYAFAVLAVVSALAMVLHRNPVYSAIFLIVTLFALAGFFVLLNAPFVAAVHIIVYAGAIMVLFLFVIMLLNLKRDPAREARKITRRFVGIALVAALLLEISALIGAAYYTSANGAPAAGNTLAGLNAGFAGSTPEIGRALFTTYLLPFEVASLLLLAAMIGAVVLAKKNLI; from the coding sequence ATCACTGTGCAAGAAATCCTATTCTATGCGTTCGCCGTGTTGGCGGTGGTTTCCGCGCTGGCAATGGTGCTGCATCGCAACCCGGTTTATAGCGCCATTTTTTTGATTGTCACCTTGTTTGCGCTGGCCGGCTTTTTCGTGCTGCTGAATGCGCCTTTCGTTGCCGCGGTGCATATCATCGTTTATGCCGGCGCGATTATGGTGCTGTTTCTGTTCGTCATCATGCTGTTGAATTTGAAGCGCGATCCGGCGCGTGAAGCCCGCAAAATCACCCGCCGCTTCGTCGGCATTGCATTGGTTGCGGCGCTTCTGCTCGAAATCAGCGCCTTGATCGGCGCGGCTTATTACACCTCGGCCAACGGCGCGCCGGCGGCCGGCAACACGCTCGCCGGACTGAATGCCGGCTTTGCCGGCAGCACGCCGGAAATCGGCAGAGCATTGTTTACCACCTATTTGTTGCCGTTCGAAGTGGCCTCGCTGCTGCTGTTGGCCGCGATGATCGGCGCCGTGGTGCTGGCCAAGAAAAACCTGATTTGA
- the nuoK gene encoding NADH-quinone oxidoreductase subunit NuoK produces MMPLSHYLILSAILFAIGVAGVLLRRNAIVIFMSIELMLNAVNVTFVAFAAHYGSIEGQIFVFFVMVVAAAEVAVGLALMVAIFRLRGTVFVDELNLMKW; encoded by the coding sequence ATCATGCCTCTTTCACATTATTTGATCCTCAGCGCCATTTTGTTCGCCATCGGCGTGGCCGGCGTTCTGCTGCGGCGCAATGCCATCGTCATCTTCATGTCGATCGAGTTGATGCTCAATGCCGTGAACGTCACGTTCGTTGCGTTTGCCGCGCATTATGGCAGTATTGAAGGCCAAATTTTCGTCTTCTTCGTAATGGTCGTCGCGGCTGCGGAAGTGGCCGTCGGGCTTGCTTTGATGGTGGCAATTTTTCGGCTGCGAGGAACGGTGTTTGTTGATGAACTGAATCTGATGAAATGGTGA